The genomic stretch CACTCTAGGCAAAGCTTCCCACGGACACACATGCCATGTGGAAATTTCGCGGCTGAACTCAGAAGAGAGCCAACAGTAAAAAAAATACTTCAAACAGTACCACTAGCAAAATTGCTCCTTAGAAAAGTGTGGTGGTGGCGATTCCCCTCCGAACGAATAAAAATCTTTTCCCATAGAGTCTCTATTCCAGTGATGCGTCTAGCTTCGCcggagggaaggtggaggtttgtCTGTGGCGGATctcgatggatttggttcgtgtttcTTCTGATCTACGTTTCTCTTCATCGGTGATTGTTGCTGCtcttttgttttgattttcttctgTTTGTCTACTCACAAACTTTGCTCGGCTACAATGAGGAAGGAGCGAGGATGGCGACGTAACATTGGCTCGATCGAGTGCCTGTAGTCTTCGCTAGATGGTCTAAAGACTTTTCTTTTGTAATTTTTGTTACTTTTAGATTTTCATGTATTGCTGTTATACCTTGCCATGTCTCGGTCTGGGCCGGGCCGAGAAAAGTAGAACGGTGGAAAATCAGGCCCAAGCCTAGCCTAGCCCGGTCAAAAATCCAAAAAGCCCGTCAGACTGCGGGCCATGCCGCTTCGTTTAAACATCGTGTTCGGGCTATCCAGGCCCGGCCCGAGTGTCAGGCTAACATTTTCAGGCCTATGCCCAAGATTTTCGGGCCGGCCTCGAGCCGGGCTGTCCATAGCCAGGTATGATCAGTGTAAAAGATAATGGCTTTTTGAAAAATAATATTTTGAAGCGACTAAACCAGGCTCTTGCGTAAACACGACAAAATATTTGATGGAAAAATTGCTGCAGAAGAAAAAGTAGCACGAGACAAATCATTCACCCCGTTCGTCGTCTCCTCTATTACCGCTCTTCTTCTCTTCCAGCCTCGTGCGTCCTCTCCACTCTCACATCCCCGCGAGAGCCACCAGACCGGCCAACCACCTggtcctcccctctctccctccctcgttTCCCCGCGCGATCCAACGCACCGACCACGCGCCGAGCGAGCCCCGACCGCCGGGCGGATCTGGGAGCTGCCTCGGGCGGCGCTCCCTCCCATGGTCCCCCGCCGCGCCGAGGCTGCGCGGCGCCGCTGAGATGCGGGGCGACGCGCCGCCGCCTACAGCGCcctctgcctcctcctcctccccagcctccctcttcggcggcggcggcggcggcgagctcttcGAGTCGGGGCCCTCGCCCCTGGTCTTCCTGCCCCTGCTCCTGATCCAGGGCGGCGGCATGGACCTCTCCCGCGTCGGCGAGAGGCTCCTCAGCTCCGTCCGCTCCGCGCGCTCcatcggcctcctcccgccgacCCCCGCCCCAGCCCCTTCCCGCCCCGAGGTCCCCTCCCAACTGCCGTCGCTCTCCACTTTCCGTCCCGCCGTCTCGGATCCGGCGACACTGGTTGCTCACGTTTTCTACCACCATCCCGCTGCAGGTTCCAGCTCGAGCTGCTGCCGCGGCGGCGGCTGCCCGCGCGATCGCGGGGCTGCCCCCGCACGAGCGGATCAACCTGCCGTCCAATTCCGAGGACCTCGTCTCGATCTACGGGAGCAACCCGCAGGGCCCGCCCGTGGACGACCTCGAGGAGGTCTTCTATCTGGAGGTTGGTGCTGCATTCTCCAAGACGCATGTTGCTAGCTGCTCCGCGCCAGCTGGGCTTGATGTGTTTTGAGTTTGAATGATGTGCAGGAGTTCGACCCGATAAAGTACATTCTGGCCAATATATCGGAAGCAGGAGGTGATGCCACCTACTTCGATAAGCAGGTTAGCGGGACAGTCATGATCACCTGGTTATCAGATCACTGGAGTGCATGATCTGCGAAAACTTGTTTATTTAGACCATGCTTTTGAGTGGCATTTGGCGTGCATACCGGCGCAGATATGCCATTTCTGTAAGCAATTGTCTCACAAACTAATGTAGCGTATGCTCTTTTTTAGATGAAACCGCCCCCTTTTGTCGTATCCTACCATTCTCGTTATCCAGGCGTATATTCGCCAATCGCCATCAGAACTACCTGCATGCATGTGCACTTCTGTTACCACATTCCATTTGATTTACGACGCACATTTCATTTTTGCAGTCTACTATGAGATTGGCGCAGCTTGACAAGATTGCCGAACGGTTGTCTCATCATGTTATGGGTCATTATGAGGAAATGGGTATGTCTAGTCTGAATATACAGGAGCTTATTTATTAGTTTTCTATTTcttccttttcattttttttgtcgTCAGTTGATCTATTTGGTGGATCCTTTGACATGTTTAGGCTTTTAACCCACTGTAGTTATGAGTAATAGAGATATCTACTATAAATTATTTTGTTTCAATGAAAACCAGATTTCTGATAATATTGTTTGGCCAGTGAAGGGGATGCAGTTAGTGATGGAGCTAGAACAAGACTTAAAGGTCGCAAACGTAATCTGCATGGTATTATCTCGTAAAACTTTGTCTTTGCAAACATAGCTTTACCCCTTTTGGATATCTGGCCCTTATGATTTAATACCTACTTCAGAATGGTCGAAGGCACATATCCTCTTCGAAGAGTGAGGTGTCAAGGGATCTGGTTGTCAATGTAAAATCAAAGAAGAAACAAGCTTTGCTGGTAGGTGCATGCTGTTATTTTGTGTTTATGTTCTGCATTAACTGAATATGTGCAGTACCTTTGTGGATAAATAATTAAAGATCACTGAGCACCATTATAGTATAAAGTGAGGTTCTCAGTGTGTTTAACTCCTTCTAGATCAACCCTTCCTTTGTCTATCATTTTCTCTCCTAAGGATGGACTTATTAATGTCTTGATGAATTCGAATGCTACTTGTTTCACTACAACTAGCTTTATGTATGTGGGTTTGAGGATCTATACATAAAAAGGTTTAGTTTTTTGTGTAATGCAggatgttcttcctgttcttacaGAACTTCGACATGCTCAAGATATGCAGATAGAGCTTGAAACTTTTGTTGAGAAAGAAAATTACTTTCAGGTGGGTGAATTTTGTCCATGACCAGTTGTATTTTGCTCTGCGTTGCTGTACACAAAAGAGATATAGAGACGTATTTATTTTATAACCTTACTACTAGTTTTTAACCCGATATGTGTTTGCCATGTGGTTGGTATCTGTATTTTTCTTCAGAATTATGTTAGTTTCTTATGATACTTTACTAATGTTTGCAGGCATTTCAATTATTGCCAGAGTATTTGCAAATCTTGGAGAACTATTCAGGCCTTTCTGCTGTACAAGAAATGGGACGAGGTATTGAGGTAATTTTGGATTTTCATTTTCTTACTTCTTTTCACTAGAGTTCTCTTGTTGAGATGTTTTGTCTTTAATGTTGGAAACTGTAGAACAAGTCTACATTCACCCTATAGCTTTATGTTGGTCTGTTCAAAGAACCGAAACTCTTCAGCATCAAATTGGATGAAACCATCCACGTTTCTCACTTCAGTTGATTTTATTTCATATTCTTTTTCTTATTACCATAATGGTATTTCTGCTCTGCAGGCATGGTTAGCAAGGACAATCCAAAAATTGGACAGCCGTTTGCTGGGAGTTTGTCAGACCttcagtgaagaaagctatctaACCGTGAGTATTTACCTGGTCAATATTTGTTTGTGCTCTTGGATTGGTTAATTATATTTTTTGCGAACTTACTTGAGTTGCATTCTTCTAACTGTTAAATATGAACTGCAGGTGATTGATGCATTTGCATTGATGGGTGACATTGGTGGCATGGCCGAAAAGATGCAGAGCTTCTTTTTGCAAGAAGTACTCTCTCAAACACATATTGTTCTGAAAGAAATGCTGGAAGAGGTATCGGATTAGATTTCTTCACATATTCTTGCGGCACTGCTTGCAATTTGTACTTTTGCATTGTTAATACTTGGCATGTGGTATTTGTTAGGGGCTATTATGGTTTTCCATTAGTCTAGGTCTCTAGTAGATTTTATTGGTCTAAATCTATAGTAGATTGACTTGTAGTCCAAGTTTTCCTGTAATACATATTTGCCCCTTGGGTTGTGCAATACAACAACTCTTTTCGTAACAATATTATCATTTTttctaatattgcaggaagtgggAAATAATACCCAGAGAAATAGGTATGTATTcggcactttatttttgttcctttGATTGGATTGAGTAAAATATGCAGTGACCTGGATGTATGTGTATGGTTGGATGAATTTAATCAGCCTTTGGATCAAGAATTTGTTTTGTGGCAAAACAAACTATAAATTAAATGGGCTATGTTCACATTTACGTCTTACACTGGGATTACTTTAATAAAAAGAAAATCTTTGGAGCTTCATATGTTTGCATTTTTTTGTCTGAAGACTGAAGTACTGCACTTTCTGCGAAAAAAGTCATGGTCCCTTCTGGGCTAAGCCTGCAACTGAAATGATAGTGGTGTACCCAGTCGATGTTGACTTACATTGATCTTCTCTGATCACCTAAAGCAGTATAAGATGTATGCGATATGGCCTATCATTTATGTGGCATTTCACTGATAAAGTCATGCCAGCTATTTTGTAGAGAATCTTGTGTGGATACTTTAGATTATCAAATGTAAAACCAAAACTATACAACTTTCTGTGAGTACTCACTGTACTTTTATTTTCTGCAGATTTACATATAGTGATCTTTGTGTTCAAGTTCCTGAGTCCAAACTTCGGCCCTGCTTGTTAAAAACTCTTGAGAGCATATTTTCGTTGATGCGGTCATATTATGCTATTATGAGCTTCTGCCCAGAAGTAAAGGTAATTGTTACTAGTGTGCTGTTAACTTTATTTTTATAAATTTGATGACATATCTAGATCGGTGATAGCCTCATAAGCAATTCCAAATCTTATTTGGCTTGGTTCCTGGATCCTATTTGTACTTGAATAGTGAACCCACTTCCATGTTAGTCTAAACCATTATTAAAAACTGCAAATTTCTGCGTCGATTGAGTGTATGTGCAGTGTTCTAGAAACTTCCAGCTGAAGAAGCTCCTTATATACAGGTGTCAGATGTCAACAGCTTTTGAACTCTTCTCTATGTATGGTACTGATAGTTGGCAAAAGTCTTGTATGTTGTCAGTCATATATTGAATGCATCATAAAGTGGAACCTGTTTTACTATGAAATAAGTCCAGTTTAATTCGTTCTATATTCCCATAGTTTTATAGATTTGCATCTAAATCTGATGAAATATTTTGGTTGAGTTGTTAACAATGTCATTTGAATACTGGTTTTTGGTGTAGTTATTCATATAACCTTTGGTTTCTTCTATGCAGACGTCTCAGAGCCCAAGTGAAACTTTAGTTGATTCAGGAAGAGGTCATTCAAGTACAGTTGTCAATCAGGATGGTGTTGCAGACGCAACGAGCGACAGGATACCATCTTCTGATGTCAGCAATCCTGATGCTAGCACATCAGGAGCAGATGCTCCATTCTATCAACTGAGGACAGATGCTACAAAACTTGTTGCTTATACATTTGAAAGGGGGCGGAGAAATCTTTGGCAACTGGCAACAAGTCGCTTGTCTGTTTTGCTGTCTTGTTCAGCTGTTTGTTCAACTAGCACATACCAATTTCTGAAGAACTACGaagatctcacaatattcattttGGCCGGTGAAGCATTTTGTGGGTTCGAAGCTAGTGAGTTCCGGCAGAAGTTGAAGACTGTCTGTTTGAACTACGTTGTGACCTTTCACCGGCAAAATATATACGTATGTCCACTAACTCCAATTGAATTATTAGAATTACAATCATCAAGTGTTGTGTGAGTTGGATCTACGCATAGTTAGACTTTTACCCACACATGGAGACTCGTCGAGTGTTGGCAAGTTATTAAACCACCCTAGAAACTATAGCAGTGGACAATGAGTGTAATTTCTGTTGAAACATGGTACAGTTTTTGTAGCCATTGTATCTCGGGATTTGTGGATAGGCTGATCTTGGTGCGAGCtaacttctttttcttttatttatgtGCCAAAGAGCAGTTGATACTTAATAGACATCCTTAATAAGTACAACAATACAACGCTTCTTGCTTCTTTAACTAAAAAAACCCGAGGGGTCCCTTTCCGGCTCCCTCTGGCTCATTTTTAACAGCACAATTACAACCACATTGTGAAATGGGGTATTTCCTTGTCTTAGTAATACATGAGTTGCTCTAGTTGCTCTACTTGGTATTTTCCTGTATTCTTCATTTGGCATGGCCAGTGTTGACTTTTGCATTTCACTGTGGCATTTTAACAGTTTCATTCTGTGATTCTTTTGGCAGGCACTTAAAATGGTACTGGAAAAGGAATCTTGGACAATAATGTCAGCTGAAGCTACGCAGATAATTAGTTTAGCAGGACTTACTGGTGATGGTGCTGCACTGATTTCACCTACGAGCCGTAGTTCTACCTTGCCAAAAGAATGTTTCAGTGGAACTACTGCAACTAATAAAGGGAGGCAAAAGAACGGATTTGCTTCCTGGCTCAGTATTGAGAACCCATTTTCTTTGAAGATCGAGAATGGCTCCTTGGAATCCCCTAAATATAATGTGCTGTTCAGCTCATCAGCTGGTAATAATTCTGTCCATGGAAATGGAAATAATTCACCTTTTGATGAAGAAAATGAAGACCTTCTCGCTGATTTCATTGATGAAGATAGCCAATTACCCAGTAGGACATTGAAAACAAAAATTGTGAAAGGCAATTCTTCACATTGGAAAGATGGAGACATTTCTTCGCAGACAGGATCATCACTTTCTTTGTTAAGGTATCAAATATTCATGTATGTTAACTTGAGGAAAGTCCTAACTTAACTGCCGAATCTAAGCTGTCACTTCTTCACTGGAATCAGGATGATGGACAAATATGCCAGAATTATGCAAAAGCTGGAAATGGTCAATGTTGAGCTTTTTAAGGTTGGTTATATGTCAATAAATTTTCCTTATGGTAACTGGTAAACTGAATGCGCATGAAGTTTGTGGTTTCTGTTGTTCATACTTGGCATTTTTTCCCAGGGTATCTTCCAACTTTTTGGCATCTTTTATCACCACATATACGAGACATTTGGGTCTCAGGACAGGAGTCAAAGTGGCAAGCCGTTACCTGATTCCCAATCATGTATGGGAGTGTCTTTTCTGACTTTTTTTCTGGCTCATGACTCTTTGTGATTAATGTTTACAAATACATGATTGCTGATTTAAAGCTCATATGTCCTTTCTGATGCTTGTGTTGTATTCAGTTCGGCTTAAAGCAGCTTTATCAAAAATAACACAAGACTCAGATCAGTGGATCAAACCACAGAACAGTTTGtatccatcttcatcacctttaTCGATGAATTCAACTATTTCTCAAATGGATGTGATGCCTACTGCGCCTCCGAGCTCAATGTTCACCTCCTATGGTTTAAAGGTAGCTACTGGCTTTACATCACAGTGCTTATATATTTGCATTTTAACAtgtttttctgtatttttaactGGACCACACTCATCATAAAATCTCTGTCCTGTCAAACAACACATTTGACTTGAGCTTGCTCATAGGAATTCTGGTCTCGTCTACTAATTCACTGCTTCATGTAGCTTTTAGAGTTTGAACATGCTGAATGAAGTTTGACAACATGAGGAACTTATTTGATGTTTTCTTGGCTTCAGCATGTTAACTAGCTTATATTTGACTCTGAATCTGAGAAAGAAGTTATAGCTGCTGGTTGTTAGGAAAGCAATTTCTTTAGCTGTGTAATGTGAGGACGGGGCACTAAGTATCGTTTTAGCCTTGTGAAAAAGTTACTTGTGGATTGTGAGGAGTGTAGAGTCCTTGTTGGCTTTAACTGGAGTATGGTGGAAAAAGTCAAGGGCAGAAGGGAGAAACAAATATTATCAGCAAATGATTTTCGTGCTCAAATTGATGGATGATTGTATCATGGAGGAAAAAATGGCACAGTGGAAAGCATCTACTACTGTAGGACTGGGAGAAATGTATGAGGTGTTGGCATTAGCTGATTTGACTCCTTTATGATGATATCCTTACCTAAGTCTTTGAATGTTTGCCTCACCATCAATATAAACCATTCTGTAATGAACTAGGTCCCCTCTGCTTCATTGGGCATTTAAATTGGCTAGCAGGTCATTTTTGTGCCTGGACATATGGTTTTTATAGCGCCATGATGCTGTTATTAGCTTTTTTCTTCACACTAGTATAAAATGTATGTCTTATATCCAGTCTCTGTAGTTCTATTATCTTCGTTTGCCTATCCATATCTGAAACTTGTCCTTTCCTTGCAGGAGAGATGCACAGCTGCCGAAACACTATCTTTGGTTGCTCGAGTTTTGAACAGATCTAGAGCCCATCTACATTCCGTGTTATCTCAAAGTAGCACCTCCGTTGTCGAAGAGTTTTTTGGAACACTGGTAAATTTATTGGCTATCGTTGCTCTTGTATTTGGTACCAAGTCCATTTTGTTATTTTCTAATATGTAGGTTACAAATATGCAATGGTAAATGTTGAAATTTTCTATTATCTTTGTTTGTGGTAGGTGGATACTGTTCCCGATTTGGCTGAGCACATCCATAGGACAAGTGCACGGATGCTTTTGCATATTAATGGGTATGTTAGATGAAATCTTCAAGTCTCCGTAAATCCCCTGGAATCATCTATCGCAATTTCTTTGGGCTGAGTATAACTTGGGAGATGGGCATCTCCAGAGACACAGATACTTCTAGAAGTGCTGTGGAACAGTATCTTGCTCAGCTACTGCATTTAATATTTTCAATCGCAGTTGTATATGCTATCAGCTCACCTGCCAAATGTGCTTTCCAGGTACCCAGATAAGATAGCAAATGCTAAATGGGAAGTCAAGGAGCTTGGCATAGAGCACAATGGGTATGCTAGTTTAAGCAGCCTTAATGTCAATAGCATGAAAAATATTGTTCTGAATCTCTCTATAGCCTTTTTTGCATGCTTCCCTTGAACCCTGGTTTGGCACTCAATCGGAAAATTCAAACAGAGGCACTTGCTTAGGCATATAAGTGCTGGCCCTAGGCGGTGAATAAAGTGGCTGCAAGGTCTGACCTCCTCTAGCAAGAAATCGGCATCTCGGGAAAGTAGTCACCCTCTCCGATGAGAAATCGACGATAATGAAGGAGAAAAGAGCTTGCATGGGGAACGGAGGGAGGACGACGTAGCTTCTACTTGGCGGCGGGTCTTACTCGTCGCTGGTGCTGCTGTTTAGTGGAGGCTGCTCCTGTACTGGTTGGCAGCAGCTGCTGCTCCTCTATACCCTAATGCAGTAACCTCCATGGGCCAGATGGGCTCTAAATTAATGGGCCTAGCTTTCCATCCTCCTGCTCTCTTTCTTACCTTTTTCTCTGTCGTACTGACATTCATCCTCTCAGGCCTCCCAGCCCATCCAGCTGCTCTTTCCGTACAGAACACACAAGTGCGTGCCTAAGCTACCTAGGCACCCACCCAGCTGCTCTGTCCATACAGAACGCACATGCGCGCCTAAGCTAACAAAGTGCTAGGTGATGGCAAAACGCTTAATTAACACCTACCGTCTTTTTTAACCTTGCTCCATCCTATACTCCTGCTCATATAGATATCACATTTCTGAAATAGTACACATCATTTGTGGTTGTTTTCCTTTATCCATCCACATATCTTAATCTATTGATTTACACGCAATGTTGGCGGAGTTCTGTGGCAATATGCTACTCCTTCCTTTCTCTTGCTAAATTACCTGGTGCAGATACAACTACACTTTTTACTGTTGCATTCACGTGTTACTCAAATCCGATTGAGTTCCTTGTACTATGAAGATGAATGCATTGATGCTCTGGAAGTGCCACTCGTAATTTTTTGGGCCTCTTTTCTCCAGGTACGTTGATTTATTATTGGGCGAGTTCAAACATTACAAAACAAGATTGGACCATGGAGGAATCTCTAAGGAGGTTAGTTTGAGCAAATTAAATGAATAATTTCTTCTTTGGTCTGATTGGACTTTGTTTTTTATGTGGGTGTTAATTAGTTTTGGAATTCTGTAGAATGCAAGAATCTTCTTTGTTCCTTTCTTCTTTTCATGATGTTCCGACATTAAAGGCAATTAAAATTCTTATGTTCTTCTCAGCTCCAACAGCTCTTGCTGGAGTATGGCATAGAGAGCCTTGCAGAAGTTTTAGTTGAAGGACTCTCCAGAGTGAAAAGGTGCACTGACGAAGGACGTGCATTGATGTCACTTGACCTTCAGGTTGTAATCTTCTGCAGTGGTCCTTCGTGAAATGTAGGCATGGAAGTAAATTTAGTAGTAACAGTTTTGCTGTTCTTTCAGGTACTAATTAATGGGCTGCAACACATTGTATCGTCAAATGTTAGGCCAAAGCTGCAAACTGTGGATACTTTCGTAAAGGTATGTAGTTGAATCCTCATGGACATACCAGTAATTTAATGACATCACTTCATTTGCCTGAAGAATAGATCCGACGATGACCACATTTAACTTTATGTGTTCCATATCCCATCAATAAGGGGATATGGACAAACGTCATTGCTGTTAACGGTTCTTCTGCCAATCAAACAGGCTTATTATCTGCCCGAGACGGAGTATGTTCACTGGGCGCGGTCTCATCCAGTAAGAGTGCAACTGATCTTACTATGTGCTAATCTTTTATTTGAAAATGTGAACTATTTACACTGTCTGTCATTGTATAACTCTGCAGGAGTACAGCAAGACTCAGGTTGTTGGGTTGGTCAACCTGGTTGCTACCATGAAAGGATGGAAAAGGAAAACGAGGTTAGAAACCATCGAGAGGATTGAGGCAGGACCCTAGGCGAAGGCGGTCTGTAACTGTTTCATTTTTGTTTGCTCCAGCTGCATATAGAGCTGTGTTTCTCATCGATTTTGTCAATTCCTTCACCCTCCTGCCATTTTGATGCTAACACCGGTATCCTTCTTTGGTGTATATTTAAGAGACAACATTGTATCATAATTTAGTTGGGGTAGTAACCGGAAGCAAAGAAACTGTAGTGTATGTACACCGTACATGGAGCATCGTCTCAATAAATACAAATCATCATCTGTTATGAATGTGCACGATGTCCTTAACTTGCTGCAGATGTCTTAAATATCGGACAAGTGCGCCATACAGATACAGTAAATGCAGCAGATTATTGTATTTATTGCAGCCTTAACATCTCAATAAAGGGTGCTGTAATAACCCTATCCAGACCGTAATTCATCCATATAGAAGTTGAACATGTATATGGCCAATTCATGGCCGTCGTGCTCGTGCTGTTGTCGCTGTTGTGGGGAGGAAATCCCCCAAAATAGTGTTCCA from Lolium rigidum isolate FL_2022 chromosome 4, APGP_CSIRO_Lrig_0.1, whole genome shotgun sequence encodes the following:
- the LOC124706202 gene encoding syndetin isoform X2 — encoded protein: MLWVIMRKWGMQLVMELEQDLKVANVICMNGRRHISSSKSEVSRDLVVNVKSKKKQALLDVLPVLTELRHAQDMQIELETFVEKENYFQAFQLLPEYLQILENYSGLSAVQEMGRGIEAWLARTIQKLDSRLLGVCQTFSEESYLTVIDAFALMGDIGGMAEKMQSFFLQEVLSQTHIVLKEMLEEEVGNNTQRNRFTYSDLCVQVPESKLRPCLLKTLESIFSLMRSYYAIMSFCPEVKTSQSPSETLVDSGRGHSSTVVNQDGVADATSDRIPSSDVSNPDASTSGADAPFYQLRTDATKLVAYTFERGRRNLWQLATSRLSVLLSCSAVCSTSTYQFLKNYEDLTIFILAGEAFCGFEASEFRQKLKTVCLNYVVTFHRQNIYALKMVLEKESWTIMSAEATQIISLAGLTGDGAALISPTSRSSTLPKECFSGTTATNKGRQKNGFASWLSIENPFSLKIENGSLESPKYNVLFSSSAGNNSVHGNGNNSPFDEENEDLLADFIDEDSQLPSRTLKTKIVKGNSSHWKDGDISSQTGSSLSLLRMMDKYARIMQKLEMVNVELFKGIFQLFGIFYHHIYETFGSQDRSQSGKPLPDSQSFRLKAALSKITQDSDQWIKPQNSLYPSSSPLSMNSTISQMDVMPTAPPSSMFTSYGLKERCTAAETLSLVARVLNRSRAHLHSVLSQSSTSVVEEFFGTLVDTVPDLAEHIHRTSARMLLHINGYPDKIANAKWEVKELGIEHNGYVDLLLGEFKHYKTRLDHGGISKELQQLLLEYGIESLAEVLVEGLSRVKRCTDEGRALMSLDLQVLINGLQHIVSSNVRPKLQTVDTFVKAYYLPETEYVHWARSHPEYSKTQVVGLVNLVATMKGWKRKTRLETIERIEAGP
- the LOC124706202 gene encoding syndetin isoform X1 encodes the protein MRGDAPPPTAPSASSSSPASLFGGGGGGELFESGPSPLVFLPLLLIQGGGMDLSRVGERLLSSVRSARSIGLLPPTPAPAPSRPEVPARAAAAAAAARAIAGLPPHERINLPSNSEDLVSIYGSNPQGPPVDDLEEVFYLEEFDPIKYILANISEAGGDATYFDKQSTMRLAQLDKIAERLSHHVMGHYEEMVKGMQLVMELEQDLKVANVICMNGRRHISSSKSEVSRDLVVNVKSKKKQALLDVLPVLTELRHAQDMQIELETFVEKENYFQAFQLLPEYLQILENYSGLSAVQEMGRGIEAWLARTIQKLDSRLLGVCQTFSEESYLTVIDAFALMGDIGGMAEKMQSFFLQEVLSQTHIVLKEMLEEEVGNNTQRNRFTYSDLCVQVPESKLRPCLLKTLESIFSLMRSYYAIMSFCPEVKTSQSPSETLVDSGRGHSSTVVNQDGVADATSDRIPSSDVSNPDASTSGADAPFYQLRTDATKLVAYTFERGRRNLWQLATSRLSVLLSCSAVCSTSTYQFLKNYEDLTIFILAGEAFCGFEASEFRQKLKTVCLNYVVTFHRQNIYALKMVLEKESWTIMSAEATQIISLAGLTGDGAALISPTSRSSTLPKECFSGTTATNKGRQKNGFASWLSIENPFSLKIENGSLESPKYNVLFSSSAGNNSVHGNGNNSPFDEENEDLLADFIDEDSQLPSRTLKTKIVKGNSSHWKDGDISSQTGSSLSLLRMMDKYARIMQKLEMVNVELFKGIFQLFGIFYHHIYETFGSQDRSQSGKPLPDSQSFRLKAALSKITQDSDQWIKPQNSLYPSSSPLSMNSTISQMDVMPTAPPSSMFTSYGLKERCTAAETLSLVARVLNRSRAHLHSVLSQSSTSVVEEFFGTLVDTVPDLAEHIHRTSARMLLHINGYPDKIANAKWEVKELGIEHNGYVDLLLGEFKHYKTRLDHGGISKELQQLLLEYGIESLAEVLVEGLSRVKRCTDEGRALMSLDLQVLINGLQHIVSSNVRPKLQTVDTFVKAYYLPETEYVHWARSHPEYSKTQVVGLVNLVATMKGWKRKTRLETIERIEAGP